From Granulicella sp. WH15, the proteins below share one genomic window:
- a CDS encoding NAD-dependent epimerase/dehydratase family protein, protein MATVAGKSNGEIESSSTMKILLLGATGLVGKNVLAQALAHPAITCVIAPTRQPLAPHPKLINPVSDRLESLLDTTQGVDGVVCALGTTIGKAGSKEAFCEVDYVLPLAFSRSARGYGVKTFVLVSASVASVNSAMFYPRIKGEIERDIEQVGFESLTIVRPSLIGGERDEPRFSEGVALRLMSIFAPILPKKFHINPAPTIAAAILDAVTAAEPGRHFRYAESLV, encoded by the coding sequence ATGGCGACGGTTGCTGGTAAAAGCAATGGTGAAATAGAAAGCAGCTCGACGATGAAGATACTGCTATTGGGCGCCACGGGTCTGGTGGGAAAGAATGTATTGGCGCAGGCTCTTGCTCATCCTGCCATTACGTGTGTGATCGCGCCCACCCGCCAACCATTGGCGCCTCATCCAAAGCTCATCAATCCTGTGTCGGATCGTCTGGAGTCGCTGCTCGATACAACTCAAGGAGTTGACGGCGTCGTCTGTGCGCTGGGAACGACGATCGGCAAGGCTGGCTCCAAAGAGGCATTTTGCGAAGTGGATTACGTGCTGCCCCTAGCATTCTCGCGATCTGCACGTGGATATGGAGTCAAGACTTTTGTCCTCGTCTCGGCGAGCGTCGCCTCTGTCAACTCTGCGATGTTCTATCCACGAATCAAGGGCGAGATCGAGCGAGACATCGAGCAAGTGGGCTTCGAATCACTCACCATCGTTCGACCAAGCCTCATCGGCGGAGAGCGGGACGAACCGCGGTTCAGTGAAGGCGTCGCGTTGCGATTGATGAGCATCTTTGCGCCGATTCTCCCAAAGAAGTTTCACATCAATCCCGCGCCCACAATCGCGGCGGCGATCCTGGATGCTGTCACGGCAGCAGAGCCGGGCCGCCATTTTCGTTATGCCGAAAGCTTAGTCTGA
- a CDS encoding MFS transporter, translating to MTSEIQNPNTQSTTPIGKVLVPVFLIVFTDIMGFGLMIPLLPFYAEHFGASAFTVGLLLSVFALCQLLAGPPLGQLSDRIGRKPVLVLSQIGTLAGYILLALSNTLWLIFLARIIDGLTAGNISVAHAYVSDNTPPEQRTKAFGIVGAAFGLGMLVGPSLGGLLVRHSLTTPIWGACVLSALSIVATTVLLPKGIRAEHKGPSKTLLPVKPILACFRDPATSGLFLLLSLFYFAFNTFISGFALFLAGRVTWGGEPIGPQTAGFMFAYVGLLGFFFQAIALGHLLRWFRERTLIFAGFLLMTIGFGALSLSHTVLVTLVFLTLSQSGAAVLRPTIMARISKRVSPQRQGLVMGVNQSVMSMAAILAPLVVGILINHGLYVGWALWMSAIAVAGAFGVSHISSMSDEPVVS from the coding sequence ATGACAAGCGAGATCCAAAATCCAAACACCCAATCCACCACTCCCATCGGCAAAGTTCTTGTGCCGGTTTTTCTCATCGTCTTCACAGACATCATGGGCTTTGGCCTGATGATCCCTCTGTTGCCTTTTTACGCAGAGCATTTTGGGGCTTCTGCCTTCACCGTTGGTCTGCTACTGTCGGTTTTCGCTCTCTGTCAGTTGCTCGCTGGACCGCCGCTGGGTCAGCTCTCGGATCGAATTGGCAGGAAACCTGTGTTGGTGCTTAGCCAGATCGGCACACTTGCGGGATACATACTGCTCGCGCTATCGAACACCCTATGGCTGATCTTCTTGGCAAGGATCATCGACGGCTTGACTGCGGGGAACATTTCGGTCGCGCACGCATACGTCTCGGACAATACGCCGCCCGAACAGAGAACAAAGGCATTCGGTATCGTTGGAGCTGCTTTTGGTCTAGGCATGCTTGTGGGGCCAAGCCTCGGCGGGCTCCTGGTCAGGCACAGCCTGACGACGCCGATTTGGGGGGCCTGCGTTCTTTCGGCTCTCAGCATCGTGGCGACGACCGTGCTGTTGCCTAAGGGAATAAGGGCTGAGCACAAAGGACCATCCAAGACTTTGCTTCCCGTCAAACCGATCCTGGCATGTTTTCGCGATCCAGCGACAAGCGGGCTCTTTTTACTCTTGTCTCTTTTCTATTTTGCCTTCAACACATTCATATCCGGGTTCGCTTTGTTTTTGGCCGGGCGCGTCACCTGGGGGGGAGAGCCGATCGGACCGCAGACCGCTGGCTTTATGTTCGCTTACGTCGGTCTCCTGGGTTTTTTCTTTCAGGCGATCGCTCTGGGACACCTTTTACGGTGGTTCCGGGAGCGCACCTTGATCTTCGCTGGTTTCCTGCTGATGACAATCGGATTTGGCGCGCTCTCGCTGAGCCACACGGTCCTCGTAACGCTGGTATTCCTTACCCTGAGCCAAAGTGGTGCGGCGGTACTCAGGCCGACGATCATGGCGCGGATTTCTAAACGTGTTTCACCACAGCGTCAGGGTCTGGTGATGGGCGTCAATCAATCGGTGATGTCGATGGCTGCAATCCTCGCACCTCTGGTGGTAGGCATTTTGATCAATCATGGTTTGTACGTTGGCTGGGCGCTCTGGATGTCCGCAATCGCCGTTGCGGGAGCTTTTGGCGTATCGCATATTTCTTCCATGAGCGATGAACCAGTGGTGAGTTAG
- a CDS encoding SDR family oxidoreductase: protein MAKTILITGASSGIGRATALYFAERGWNVAATMRNPLKADPVLQHPQISLFALDVTNADSIAQAITATLDRYQKIDVLLNNAGYGLFGPIEAIDGDQIQQQFATNLFGLIRVTQQVLPFMRSAGEGLILNISSIVGRFALPYASTYVATKFAVEGLSESMRYELEPFHIRVKMVEPGSIATEFGKGSKQIAVSDPYRASMNKFLGVFAKGNSTGARPEEVAKVIYRAANDSSNRLRYLAKPGPFFWMNRFLPDAAWRRLLVKAMVK, encoded by the coding sequence ATGGCAAAGACAATTTTGATCACAGGTGCATCCAGCGGCATTGGGCGAGCGACGGCGCTTTACTTCGCCGAAAGAGGCTGGAACGTGGCCGCAACCATGCGCAACCCGCTCAAGGCTGATCCCGTACTTCAGCACCCCCAGATCAGCCTCTTCGCTCTGGATGTGACCAATGCGGATTCCATCGCGCAGGCGATAACCGCTACGCTGGACCGCTATCAGAAGATCGATGTGCTACTGAACAACGCAGGGTACGGTTTGTTCGGCCCCATCGAAGCGATTGATGGCGATCAGATTCAACAGCAGTTTGCGACGAATCTCTTTGGACTGATTCGTGTCACGCAGCAGGTTCTTCCGTTCATGCGGAGCGCGGGCGAAGGTTTGATCCTCAACATCTCTTCCATCGTCGGCCGTTTTGCCCTTCCGTACGCCTCGACGTACGTCGCAACAAAGTTCGCAGTAGAAGGTCTTAGCGAATCGATGCGCTACGAGTTGGAGCCGTTTCATATCCGCGTCAAGATGGTCGAACCCGGCAGCATTGCTACCGAATTTGGCAAGGGCAGCAAGCAAATAGCGGTGAGCGACCCGTACCGAGCAAGCATGAATAAGTTTCTGGGTGTCTTTGCAAAAGGAAACTCAACAGGGGCCAGACCGGAAGAGGTGGCGAAGGTGATCTACCGCGCTGCGAATGATTCTAGCAATCGGCTACGTTACCTCGCCAAACCCGGCCCATTTTTCTGGATGAACCGATTCTTACCGGATGCGGCATGGCGACGGTTGCTGGTAAAAGCAATGGTGAAATAG
- a CDS encoding TetR/AcrR family transcriptional regulator produces the protein MARTKEFDQEQALDAAMHLFWERGYEATSIQELVDSTGVQRQSLYDTFGSKHEIFLQSLMRYQALEHHHASDLIQSHPKGGLPLIRAIFESCASQAVCDARGCFVVNCAAELGTSDAAVAERVRIGRDGIEGLFTRCLVQAREARQIKSSSSVSALAQFLVNAIFGLRLMAKTRPTKTMIDNVVSVTLAALR, from the coding sequence ATGGCTCGTACAAAGGAGTTCGATCAGGAACAGGCTCTGGATGCTGCCATGCACCTGTTCTGGGAGCGAGGCTACGAAGCGACATCGATTCAAGAACTGGTCGATTCTACGGGCGTCCAGCGCCAGAGCCTCTACGACACCTTTGGATCGAAACATGAGATATTTCTGCAGAGCCTGATGCGGTACCAGGCGTTGGAACACCACCATGCGAGCGACCTCATACAGAGTCATCCCAAGGGCGGCCTGCCGCTCATCCGGGCGATCTTTGAAAGCTGTGCCTCCCAGGCGGTCTGCGATGCTCGCGGATGCTTTGTTGTGAACTGCGCTGCAGAGCTGGGCACCTCGGACGCGGCCGTCGCAGAGAGGGTGCGGATCGGGCGCGACGGCATAGAAGGCCTCTTCACGCGCTGCCTGGTGCAGGCGAGGGAGGCTCGCCAGATCAAGAGTTCCTCTTCTGTTTCTGCGTTGGCTCAGTTCCTGGTCAATGCGATTTTCGGTCTTCGCCTGATGGCGAAGACGCGACCCACCAAAACAATGATCGATAACGTGGTGTCAGTCACTCTGGCCGCCCTCCGTTGA
- a CDS encoding SDR family oxidoreductase — translation MFYQVPTQRDRRFIVTGSNSGTGRETARRLALAGAEVILAVRSPEKGEAARAEILRDAPGAAIQVRRLDLADLSSVRAFAAGIIEDKKPLHALVNNAGVMAPPKRYETVDGFELQFGTNFLGPFALTNLLLPRLLEQPHAIVATMLSGTANFGKLDFTDLNWTRRRFSPVRAYAASKLADLLFARHLAAVAGERRWDLKSTLAHPGFTRTNLQTAGKNLGRSTDAQLKPIRNSGIGPSGISLWTVLPSQGVEVGSEPLLYAATAPEAEQGAYYGPRWWAMVGRTHRASIPRSGRSMELAARLWSEAERLTGTSLP, via the coding sequence ATGTTCTATCAGGTCCCCACACAGCGCGACCGCCGCTTCATCGTCACCGGATCGAACAGTGGCACCGGCCGAGAGACCGCCCGCCGACTGGCCCTCGCAGGCGCCGAGGTCATCCTGGCGGTCCGGTCGCCCGAGAAGGGCGAGGCGGCGCGGGCTGAGATCCTGCGCGATGCTCCGGGCGCTGCCATCCAAGTGCGCCGCCTCGATCTCGCCGACCTCTCCTCTGTGCGGGCGTTTGCTGCCGGGATCATCGAGGACAAGAAGCCGCTGCATGCGCTCGTGAACAACGCGGGGGTGATGGCGCCTCCGAAGCGCTACGAAACCGTGGATGGGTTCGAGCTCCAGTTCGGCACCAACTTTCTCGGCCCGTTCGCGCTGACCAACCTGCTCCTGCCGCGGTTGCTCGAGCAGCCCCACGCCATCGTCGCGACCATGTTGAGCGGCACCGCAAACTTCGGGAAGCTCGACTTCACGGATCTGAACTGGACGCGCCGCCGCTTCTCACCCGTTCGCGCCTACGCTGCTTCGAAGCTCGCGGACCTGCTGTTCGCCCGGCATCTGGCTGCCGTCGCCGGGGAGCGCCGCTGGGATTTGAAGAGCACCCTCGCGCACCCCGGCTTCACCCGCACCAACCTGCAGACCGCGGGTAAGAACCTCGGCCGCAGCACCGACGCGCAGTTGAAGCCGATCCGTAACTCCGGCATCGGTCCGTCGGGCATCTCCCTTTGGACCGTGCTCCCCTCGCAGGGGGTCGAGGTCGGCTCGGAGCCACTGCTGTACGCTGCGACGGCACCGGAAGCCGAGCAAGGCGCGTACTACGGCCCCCGCTGGTGGGCGATGGTGGGTCGGACACATCGGGCGTCCATCCCGCGGTCGGGGCGGTCAATGGAGCTCGCAGCCCGGCTGTGGAGCGAGGCCGAGCGACTCACCGGCACGAGCCTGCCGTAG
- a CDS encoding helix-turn-helix domain-containing protein translates to MKKSTKESRLTWERIKDFCETLTEAEDALTREMISRISDKWSLWTMGVIAEHSRPMRFSRIMDQVEGISQKSLTKTLRGLERDGLITREVFAEVPPRVEYTITAFGSEMLDNVAPLWLWVSTSVQRFQGCQAAFDRRGLRPGKNN, encoded by the coding sequence ATGAAGAAATCCACGAAAGAATCGAGACTCACCTGGGAACGCATCAAGGATTTCTGCGAGACACTGACCGAAGCCGAAGATGCACTCACACGCGAAATGATTTCCCGCATATCCGACAAGTGGTCGCTCTGGACCATGGGCGTGATTGCCGAACATAGCCGGCCCATGCGCTTCTCCCGCATCATGGATCAGGTCGAAGGCATCAGCCAGAAGTCCCTGACGAAGACGCTCCGCGGACTGGAACGCGACGGACTCATAACCCGCGAGGTCTTTGCCGAGGTTCCACCCCGGGTTGAATACACCATCACGGCTTTCGGCTCCGAGATGCTCGACAACGTCGCTCCGCTCTGGCTCTGGGTGTCGACAAGCGTTCAGCGCTTTCAGGGTTGCCAAGCCGCGTTCGATCGTCGCGGACTGCGGCCCGGAAAGAATAACTGA
- a CDS encoding helix-turn-helix domain-containing protein, translated as MPKAIKQRLTRQESRLETRTKLLDSAAQLFARDGYEGASVDLIAESAGFSKGAFYSNFDSKEAIFLELLNAHKRREIDALARLLEQDIPASELVSLIRNSETGRVSDFDFGLLSAEFQLQACRDKTFAKTYAKLHRTHVDTMAGLITKLFTKLDRTPPSEPRDLAEIIMALTTGLSLQRTSVQGPLRKGFLTAAILLVLGLDRTEGDR; from the coding sequence GTGCCTAAAGCGATCAAGCAGAGATTGACCCGCCAGGAAAGCCGGCTTGAAACCAGAACAAAGCTTCTGGATTCAGCGGCACAACTGTTTGCGAGGGACGGTTATGAGGGCGCGTCGGTCGATCTGATTGCGGAGAGCGCAGGCTTTTCGAAGGGAGCGTTCTACTCCAATTTCGACAGCAAGGAAGCTATTTTCCTGGAGCTTCTCAACGCCCATAAGCGGCGCGAGATCGATGCGTTGGCGCGGCTTCTGGAGCAGGATATTCCTGCGTCTGAGCTTGTTTCACTGATCCGCAACTCTGAAACTGGTCGTGTCTCTGATTTCGACTTCGGTTTACTTTCGGCTGAGTTTCAGTTGCAAGCCTGCCGCGATAAAACGTTCGCGAAGACCTATGCCAAGCTACACCGCACGCACGTGGACACCATGGCCGGACTGATTACCAAGCTGTTCACCAAGCTTGATCGGACCCCACCGTCCGAGCCAAGGGATCTTGCCGAGATCATCATGGCGTTGACCACGGGTCTTTCTTTACAGCGAACGAGCGTGCAAGGACCGCTGCGAAAGGGATTCCTTACTGCAGCGATTCTTCTGGTTCTTGGCCTTGACCGTACCGAAGGAGATAGGTAA
- a CDS encoding SDR family oxidoreductase, producing the protein MGKLDNKIALITGGTTGIGLAAAQLFIKEGAKVIVTGRNPETLEQAKKALGSGADVIAADTSDLKAVEQLFKTVAERYNKIDALFVNAGIAKFAPLDQSSPEMFDELFNVNVRGAYFTAKHAAPLIADGGAILFTASMVTSIAEPMVSVYSATKAALRSFGRSLASELAPKIRVNTISPGPIETPIIGKLGLPAEVIQGVAADMAQRNPLKRMGHVDEIAKAALFLLSNESSYVTGIELFVDGGMASL; encoded by the coding sequence ATGGGAAAGCTAGATAACAAGATTGCACTCATTACCGGTGGTACCACCGGCATCGGTCTCGCAGCAGCACAGCTCTTCATCAAAGAGGGCGCGAAGGTCATCGTCACGGGTCGTAACCCGGAGACACTTGAGCAGGCTAAAAAGGCACTAGGGTCTGGCGCAGATGTGATCGCGGCAGATACCAGTGACCTCAAGGCAGTTGAGCAACTCTTTAAGACCGTCGCAGAGCGGTACAACAAAATCGATGCTCTCTTCGTCAACGCCGGTATTGCGAAGTTTGCTCCTCTTGACCAGTCATCCCCCGAGATGTTCGATGAGCTGTTCAACGTGAATGTGCGTGGAGCGTACTTCACCGCCAAGCACGCAGCTCCGCTCATCGCTGACGGGGGCGCCATTCTGTTCACGGCGTCAATGGTGACGAGCATCGCGGAACCCATGGTAAGCGTCTACTCCGCCACCAAAGCCGCGCTCCGGTCCTTCGGGCGCAGCCTTGCGTCAGAGTTGGCTCCCAAGATCCGCGTCAACACAATCAGCCCCGGGCCCATCGAGACCCCGATCATCGGGAAGCTCGGTTTGCCGGCAGAAGTGATCCAGGGTGTTGCCGCTGACATGGCACAGCGCAATCCGCTGAAGCGGATGGGACACGTAGACGAAATTGCGAAGGCTGCACTGTTCCTTCTTTCGAACGAGTCTTCCTACGTAACGGGAATCGAGTTGTTCGTAGACGGCGGTATGGCCAGCCTCTAA
- a CDS encoding oxidoreductase — MKTNWTTANIPSQVGRRALITGSNSGIGFETALALARRGAEVILPARTQAKADDAAARILKQVPGAQLYPEILDLAVQASVHAFANRMMERFPGQSLDLLINNAGVMALPTREITEDGFERQFATNYLGPFALTGLLLPSMKQRAGSRVVTVASGASNQGKIEFDNLQGERVYKPMMQAYAQSKLADLIFARELQRRLKAVGSPILSTAAHPGYAVTNLQAPHLGRAQLMMLAVMKPFLAQDAAHGALPTLYAAIAPEAVAGGYYGPDGFMEAKGNPRAASIPKNALDETVAKRLWLESERLTGVKFGALSDVV; from the coding sequence ATGAAGACGAATTGGACTACAGCAAATATTCCCTCGCAGGTTGGGCGCAGGGCTCTGATAACGGGTTCAAACAGCGGCATCGGGTTTGAGACGGCGCTGGCGCTGGCCCGCAGGGGCGCAGAAGTGATTCTGCCCGCGAGGACGCAGGCCAAGGCAGACGATGCAGCCGCGCGCATTCTGAAGCAGGTCCCGGGCGCGCAGCTTTACCCAGAGATACTCGACCTGGCCGTGCAAGCTTCCGTCCACGCTTTCGCGAACCGCATGATGGAACGATTTCCCGGACAATCGCTCGATCTGCTGATCAACAATGCGGGCGTAATGGCGCTGCCGACGCGTGAAATAACTGAGGATGGGTTTGAGCGTCAGTTTGCGACGAACTATCTTGGGCCATTTGCCTTGACCGGGCTGCTGCTGCCGTCGATGAAACAAAGGGCGGGCTCGCGCGTGGTGACGGTAGCGAGTGGTGCAAGTAATCAAGGCAAAATCGAGTTCGATAATCTGCAGGGTGAACGCGTGTATAAGCCGATGATGCAGGCGTATGCGCAATCGAAGCTGGCCGACCTTATTTTCGCGCGGGAGTTGCAACGGCGGCTGAAGGCAGTCGGGTCTCCCATTCTGAGCACAGCCGCACATCCCGGATACGCAGTGACCAATCTTCAGGCGCCTCATTTGGGACGGGCACAACTAATGATGTTGGCAGTGATGAAGCCGTTCCTTGCACAAGATGCTGCGCACGGGGCATTACCAACGCTGTATGCGGCGATTGCCCCGGAAGCAGTCGCCGGCGGGTATTACGGCCCGGACGGCTTCATGGAGGCGAAGGGTAATCCGAGGGCTGCGTCGATTCCGAAAAATGCGCTGGACGAAACGGTTGCGAAGCGGCTTTGGCTAGAATCTGAGCGCCTGACGGGCGTGAAATTCGGCGCACTCTCCGATGTTGTGTAG
- a CDS encoding MerR family transcriptional regulator, with the protein MPALLGIGNFAQATHLSIKTLRRYHESGLLEPANVDPQTGYRTYTTAQIPTAQIIRRFRDLDMPLPEIRAVLTAPDLRARNDLITAHLGRLEQSLARTQSVVASLRDLLDQPVSAPSFEHRSIKEASVAAITEVLDVKDALSWLQGALGELQATLAVQRLPITGAAGGIFSNALFSEAHGEATIFLPCDGTVRRLGRVIPFVVPATEVAVVVHAGSHNNIDLAYGALATYVTQHALAVDGPIREYYVIGPQETPDETAWRTEIAWPIFQTQRENRIDSLDSRKKRQTRPRP; encoded by the coding sequence GTGCCAGCACTTCTTGGAATCGGGAATTTCGCTCAGGCGACCCACCTCAGCATCAAGACGCTCCGCCGCTACCACGAAAGTGGTCTACTGGAGCCTGCAAACGTGGACCCGCAGACGGGCTATCGAACGTATACGACAGCTCAAATTCCAACCGCTCAAATCATCCGCCGATTCCGCGATCTGGACATGCCATTGCCCGAAATACGGGCAGTCCTCACCGCCCCGGACTTACGCGCCCGCAATGACCTGATTACCGCGCATCTTGGTCGCCTGGAACAGAGTCTCGCCCGGACACAGAGCGTAGTGGCATCCCTGCGAGACCTTTTGGATCAACCAGTATCCGCACCGAGCTTCGAACACCGCAGTATCAAAGAGGCATCTGTAGCCGCAATCACTGAGGTACTTGATGTTAAGGACGCTCTCTCGTGGCTTCAGGGCGCCCTCGGAGAACTCCAGGCCACGCTTGCAGTCCAACGTCTACCCATCACTGGAGCTGCTGGGGGAATTTTTTCAAATGCTTTGTTCTCGGAAGCACATGGAGAAGCGACGATCTTCCTACCCTGCGATGGGACAGTGCGACGGCTTGGGCGAGTCATCCCGTTCGTAGTGCCTGCAACGGAAGTTGCGGTTGTTGTACACGCTGGGTCGCACAACAATATTGATCTTGCATATGGCGCATTAGCTACCTATGTCACACAACATGCACTAGCAGTAGACGGCCCCATACGCGAGTATTACGTGATCGGGCCACAAGAGACTCCTGACGAAACTGCATGGCGGACCGAGATAGCGTGGCCCATCTTTCAAACCCAGCGCGAAAACCGAATCGATTCTCTCGATTCCCGCAAAAAGCGCCAGACGCGTCCACGGCCTTGA
- a CDS encoding SDR family oxidoreductase produces MVKQIRFSYKGKFALVTGASKGLGKAYAEELAARGSNLVLVARSKSELEALAEALRRDYKVRAEVIQADLGDLSAPSRIVESLERMGIELDLLINNAAVGYSGKFFSRSVEEELTPVIVNAHSLVALMHVLGKKMMARGSGGIINVASNGAFQPIPYNATYTATKALVLLLSEAVAQEIKGSGVRVMIASPGPTATEFFTQSPTTVKLEKMDSAQSVARRTLDDYIRGKVLSYPGRFSTRAGTWISRILPRELTTALAGHISKSMGFDR; encoded by the coding sequence ATGGTCAAACAAATCAGGTTTTCCTACAAAGGAAAGTTTGCCCTTGTAACGGGAGCGTCGAAGGGCCTGGGCAAGGCCTATGCGGAAGAGCTGGCCGCCCGGGGCTCGAATCTTGTGCTTGTGGCACGCTCGAAGTCGGAGCTGGAAGCGTTGGCTGAGGCGTTGCGCCGCGACTACAAGGTACGAGCTGAGGTGATTCAAGCTGACCTGGGAGACTTGTCTGCGCCTTCTCGGATCGTCGAAAGCCTGGAGCGGATGGGCATTGAGCTCGATTTGCTGATAAACAACGCCGCTGTGGGCTATAGCGGAAAGTTCTTCAGCAGATCCGTTGAAGAGGAGTTGACTCCCGTGATCGTAAACGCGCACAGTCTCGTGGCGCTTATGCACGTTCTGGGAAAAAAGATGATGGCGCGCGGAAGTGGCGGCATCATCAACGTCGCCTCAAACGGAGCGTTTCAACCTATTCCATACAACGCGACCTATACCGCGACGAAGGCGCTCGTTCTTCTGCTCAGTGAGGCCGTGGCGCAGGAGATCAAAGGTTCTGGTGTCCGGGTGATGATCGCAAGCCCTGGCCCTACGGCGACGGAGTTTTTCACGCAGAGTCCCACGACGGTTAAGCTGGAGAAGATGGACTCCGCCCAGAGTGTCGCGCGCCGGACTCTGGATGATTATATACGGGGAAAGGTCCTATCGTATCCGGGCCGCTTTAGCACTCGCGCGGGAACCTGGATCAGTCGCATCCTCCCACGCGAGTTAACGACTGCACTTGCGGGACATATATCCAAGAGCATGGGATTTGACCGGTAG
- a CDS encoding nuclear transport factor 2 family protein, whose protein sequence is MGIELKGIIAEYNRAVNAHDTDAIMATFAKDAYVNDNKREITGSDAIRRWVEKEVVGDKLTIEVREALDHYGDTIVRGAYDGQYDKTNLPKELILTSYFSVRDSKIVSLVIILNQPSPF, encoded by the coding sequence ATGGGAATCGAACTGAAAGGCATCATCGCCGAATACAACAGGGCCGTGAACGCGCACGATACGGACGCAATCATGGCAACGTTCGCCAAGGACGCATACGTGAACGACAACAAACGGGAGATTACTGGTAGTGACGCCATCCGGCGTTGGGTCGAGAAGGAAGTGGTTGGCGACAAATTAACCATTGAAGTACGAGAGGCACTCGATCATTACGGCGACACGATCGTTAGGGGTGCCTATGACGGCCAGTACGACAAGACGAATCTTCCCAAAGAGTTGATCCTGACGAGCTACTTCAGTGTCAGAGATAGCAAGATCGTCAGTCTCGTGATCATTCTCAATCAACCCTCTCCGTTCTAG
- a CDS encoding TetR/AcrR family transcriptional regulator, protein MKTWQDNDPKASLMKRKRDLIVSAAREAFLSGGYADTSMDSIAKGAGVSIKTVYRHFENKDDLFLAVMQAACSTEAQGGRPVQRSWPEKAPRVGLNLAAIEYLRHALSTEQVALYRVVLRDAGRFPELGTQYSQEVVDGRNTLMVEYLKRWSSSQGWKIKDALGAANTFVGLLRSGWFESVLLGIQPIEEEALLRHAKTKAAQMLILIESRIL, encoded by the coding sequence TTGAAAACTTGGCAGGACAACGACCCAAAGGCCTCGCTGATGAAGAGGAAGCGTGACCTGATCGTGAGTGCCGCCCGTGAGGCATTCTTGAGCGGTGGATACGCGGATACCTCGATGGACAGTATCGCGAAGGGCGCGGGCGTTTCCATTAAAACGGTCTATCGCCACTTTGAGAACAAGGACGATCTGTTTCTTGCGGTGATGCAGGCCGCTTGTTCCACAGAAGCTCAGGGCGGCCGCCCCGTGCAGCGCAGCTGGCCCGAAAAAGCGCCGCGCGTCGGCTTGAACCTTGCTGCAATCGAATACCTGCGACATGCTTTGTCAACTGAACAGGTAGCGCTTTACCGCGTTGTACTACGCGATGCAGGGAGGTTCCCTGAACTTGGTACGCAGTACTCACAAGAGGTTGTCGATGGTCGCAACACGCTCATGGTGGAATACCTGAAGCGATGGAGCTCGTCGCAGGGTTGGAAGATCAAGGACGCACTTGGCGCCGCGAATACCTTCGTTGGCTTACTGCGCTCGGGCTGGTTCGAATCTGTTTTGCTCGGAATCCAGCCTATTGAGGAGGAGGCACTCTTGCGGCACGCGAAGACCAAAGCAGCTCAGATGCTGATTCTGATCGAGTCCCGAATCCTGTAA
- a CDS encoding Ig-like domain-containing protein, translating into MTEIPIRISPEAKVLPANTLRFYIHFPRPGEAHFDRDQLCLLDDKEQVVHDPFLVLSQELWSPDGRRLTVLMEPGRIKRGLGADPTHEPALVVGRTYSLVITALGQTARHTFRVSAPVLDAVDETDWRLISPTVGSLDPLVVHFDRVMDAALCEDEIGVLTPSGEVVQTSVSLASSGTTAQIIPSRPWNAGEHRLVVSERLEDVCGNRLGEALDHDLNTDGRPRAGTISFTCHDKQGKQAPRNSSTTPAHPDATSA; encoded by the coding sequence ATGACTGAGATACCGATCCGCATCTCTCCTGAAGCCAAGGTGCTCCCGGCCAACACCCTGCGGTTCTACATCCATTTCCCAAGGCCAGGAGAGGCGCACTTCGATCGTGACCAGCTCTGCTTGCTGGACGACAAGGAACAGGTAGTCCATGACCCTTTTCTCGTCCTGTCGCAGGAACTCTGGTCACCTGACGGGCGTCGCCTGACGGTGTTGATGGAGCCAGGAAGAATCAAACGCGGTCTCGGAGCAGACCCGACCCACGAACCGGCGCTTGTTGTCGGGCGGACATACAGCCTTGTCATAACGGCGCTCGGACAGACAGCGCGCCATACCTTCCGCGTAAGCGCTCCAGTTCTGGACGCGGTCGACGAGACCGACTGGCGACTCATCTCTCCAACAGTGGGGAGCCTCGATCCCTTAGTCGTGCACTTCGACAGGGTGATGGATGCCGCCCTTTGCGAGGACGAGATCGGAGTCCTGACCCCTTCCGGAGAGGTCGTTCAGACGAGTGTGTCACTCGCATCGAGCGGAACCACAGCGCAGATTATCCCGAGCCGCCCTTGGAACGCCGGGGAACACCGCCTCGTTGTCTCTGAACGTCTCGAAGACGTTTGCGGCAACAGGTTGGGCGAGGCTCTGGATCATGACCTGAATACGGACGGACGACCGCGGGCTGGGACGATCAGCTTCACTTGCCATGACAAACAGGGCAAACAAGCTCCGCGGAACAGTTCCACTACCCCGGCACACCCGGACGCAACATCTGCTTAG